A portion of the Juglans microcarpa x Juglans regia isolate MS1-56 chromosome 1D, Jm3101_v1.0, whole genome shotgun sequence genome contains these proteins:
- the LOC121243210 gene encoding arabinogalactan protein 20-like, whose product MVGFSFSSMAVLGMVAIFALLFAIVSPAVVVEAQSPAPAPAPTSDGTSIDQGIAYLLMLVALVLTYLIHPLDASSYCNLF is encoded by the exons ATGgtaggtttttctttttcttcaatggCTGTCCTTGGAATGGTGGCGATCTTTGCTCTATTGTTCGCCATTGTTTCCCCGGCTGTGGTGGTGGAAGCCCAGTCTCCGGCTCCTGCCCCTGCCCCTACCAGCGATG GGACTTCAATTGACCAAGGGATTGCATATTTGCTGATGTTGGTGGCGCTGGTGCTCACATACCTCATCCACCCTCTCGACGCCTCATCCTACTGCAACCTCTTCTAG
- the LOC121262408 gene encoding uncharacterized protein LOC121262408, which produces MAGRSSFVRLMEMRFENEENLVDFVKKVKWSKKNDKFVTPMTEEKYNEMTAKMTELEPEKQTKEAATVIFKEVLGHRPAYVRGLSEMVILESSRQSTNARIAESTEFAERDEKEAAYYKALHDNLRANVMLVMEKQVKYDKFMERYELERQTLGESHRETWGPA; this is translated from the exons ATGGCTGGACGAAGTTCATTTGTGCGGTTAATGGAGATGAGG TTTGAGAATGAGGAGAATTTGGTTGATTTCGTTAAAAAAGTCAAGTGGTCAAAGAAGAATGACAAATTTGTGACTCCCATGACGGAAGAGAAATAT AATGAGATGACAGCAAAGATGACAGAGTTGGAGCCTGAGAAGCAAACTAAGGAGGCAGCAACAGTAATATTTAAGGAAGTTTTGGGCCATAGGCCAGCGTATGTACGAGGACTCAGCGAGATGGTTATTCTCGAGTCATCTAGACAATCAACTAATGCCCGAATAGCAGAATCAACTGAATTTGCagaaagagatgagaaagaAGCTGCATATTATAAGGCTTTACATGACAACTTACGAGCGAATGTCATGCTAGTAATGGAGAAACAAGTCAAGTACGACAAGTTTATGGAGAGATATGAGTTAGAGAGGCAGACCTTGGGAGAGTCTCATAGAGAGACTTGGGGACCTGCATAG
- the LOC121236222 gene encoding 60S acidic ribosomal protein P2-like: protein MLQDPIFSRITCVRPVLLCSDLALLLLFDLSLFSPFSLENMKVIAAYLLALLGGNTSPSAEDIKNILGSVGAEADDDKIELLLSLVKGKDITELIATGREKLAVMSSAHGFAVAATVADGGAVAAAAAAAEPKKELERVEEKEESDEEMCFSLFD, encoded by the coding sequence atgctacaaGATCCCATCTTTTCACGTATAACTTGTGTACGCCCAGTACTACTATGCTCTGATCTCGCTCTATTGCTTTTGTTTGATCTCTCGCTCTTTTCCCCGTTTTCTCTAGAAAACATGAAGGTGATTGCTGCGTATTTGCTGGCTCTTTTGGGAGGGAACACAAGCCCTTCCGCTGAAGATATCAAGAACATCCTTGGCTCGGTTGGAGCCGAAGCTGATGATGATAAGATAGAGCTTCTTCTGTCACTGGTCAAGGGCAAAGACATTACAGAACTTATTGCTACTGGGCGGGAGAAGTTGGCCGTTATGTCTTCTGCTCATGGTTTTGCAGTTGCAGCCACCGTTGCAGATGGTGgtgctgttgctgctgctgccgcCGCTGCGGAGCCAAAGAAAGAGCTGGAAAGGGTGGAGGAGAAAGAGGAATCTGATGAAGAAATGTGCTTCAGTCTCTTTGATTAA
- the LOC121266764 gene encoding tubulin gamma-1 chain, with protein sequence MPREIITLQVGQCGNQIGMEFWKQLCLEHGISKEGILEDFATQGGDRKDVFFYQADDQHYVPRALLIDLEPRVINGIQNGEYRNLYNHENVFVSDHGGGAGNNWASGYHQGKGVEEDIMDMIDREADGSDSLEGFVLCHSIAGGTGSGMGSYLLETLNDRYSKKLVQTYSVFPNQMETSDVVVQPYNSLLTLKRLTLNADCVVVLDNTALNRICVERLHLSNPTFAETNSLVSTVMSASTTTLRYPGYMNNDLVGLLASLIPTPRCHFLMTGYTPLTVERQASVIRKTTVLDVMRRLLQTKNIMVSSYARTKEASQAKYISILNIIQGEVDPTQVHESLQRIRERKLVNFIEWGPASIQVALSRKSPYVQTAHRVSGLMLASHTSIRHLFSKCLSQYEKLRKKQAFLDNYRKFPMFADNDLSEFDESRDIIESLVDEYKACESPDYIKWGMEDPDHVLTGEGNATGTVDPK encoded by the exons atgcCGAGGGAGATCATCACGCTCCAAGTCGGACAATGCGGGAACCAGATCGGCATGGAGTTCTGGAAGCAGCTCTGCCTCGAGCACGGGATTAGTAAGGAGGGCATTCTCGAAGATTTCGCTACTCAG GGAGGTGACAGGAAAGATGTTTTTTTCTACCAAGCTGATGATCAGCACTACGTCCCACGGGCTTTGCTGATTGACCTGGAGCCCAGGGTAATTAACGGCATCCAAAATGGTGAATATAGAAATCTTTACAATCACGAGAATGTCTTTGTTTCAGATCATGGAGGAGGTGCGGGAAATAATTGGGCCAGTGGTTATCACCAG GGGAAGGGTGTTGAAGAGGATATAATGGACATGATTGATAGAGAAGCGGATGGTAGTGATAGTCTTGAGGGTTTTGTTTTATGCCACTCTATTGCTGGAGGAACAGGATCAG GTATGGGTTCATATCTGTTGGAGACCCTTAATGATCGCTACAGCAAAAAACTGGTTCAGACATATAGTGTATTTCCTAACCAGATGGAGACAAGTGATGTGGTGGTCCAGCCCTACAACTCGCTTTTGACGCTCAAGCGACTAACATTAAATGCTGATTGTGTTGTTGTCCTTGATAACACTGCATTGAATAGAATTTGTGTGGAACGCCTTCATCTATCAAACCCCACCTTTGCAGAAACAAATTCTTTGGTTTCCACTGTGATGTCTGCCAGCACAACCACTCTGCGATATCCAGGCTACATGAACAATGACTTGGTTGGCCTTCTTGCCTCCTTAATTCCAACCCCAAGATGCCATTTTCTGATGACAGGATATACACCACTCACTGTGGAGCGCCAA GCTAGTGTGATTCGTAAAACCACTGTACTTGATGTTATGAGAAGACTTCTTCAG ACTAAGAATATTATGGTTTCCTCATATGCTCGGACAAAAGAGGCCAGTCAAGCCAAGTATATATCAATATTGAATATCATACAAGGGGAAGTGGACCCTACTCAG GTTCATGAGAGTTTGCAGAGGATACGTGAAAGAAAGCTTGTTAACTTTATTGAGTGGGGCCCTGCAAGCATTCAG GTTGCTCTGTCCAGAAAGTCTCCATATGTTCAAACTGCTCATAGG GTCAGCGGACTTATGCTAGCTAGCCATACTAGTATCCGGCACCTTTTCAGCAAGTGCTTGAGTCAGTATGAGAAGTTGAGAAAGAAGCAAGCATTTCTTGACAACTACCGGAAATTCCCAATGTTCGCT GACAATGACCTTTCAGAATTTGACGAATCGAGAGACATAATCGAGAGTTTAGTTGACGAATACAAGGCCTGTGAGTCCCCAGATTACATCAAATGGGGAATGGAG GACCCAGACCACGTCCTAACAGGAGAAGGCAATGCCACTGGAACCGTGGATCCAAAGTAA
- the LOC121235926 gene encoding mitochondrial carrier protein MTM1-like — MVASKPGLPSWISAAAVTKLDFEGKEDLLKEVASSSSSSSSYSSRELADVDLGFGERAFAAAGAAALSAVIVNPLDVAKTRLQAQAAGVPYQGLCHMTCFDTNTMLPDLRCSSSSRAVLGSESGCPPDCSRYKGTFDVLYKVTRQEGFAGLWRGTNASLALAVPTVGIYLPCYDIFRNIMEDFTTRNAPTLTPYVPLVAGSVARTLACVSCYPIELARTRMQAFKETQTGVKPAGVRKTLLGLINPVKSTNLLQNLQNYRILWTGLGAQLARDIPFSAICWSTLEPIRRRMLGMMGDEASAASVLGANFCASFVAGSLAAAATCPLDVARTRRQIEKDPVKALRMTTTKTLLEIWRDGGMKGLFTGISPRVGRAGPSVGIVVSFYEVVKYALHHRLGTQ; from the exons atGGTGGCCTCAAAGCCGGGTCTGCCTTCCTGGATTAGTGCGGCAGCAGTGACAAAGCTTGATTTTGAAGGAAAGGAAGATTTGCTCAAGGAggttgcttcttcttcttcttcttcttcttcttattcttcaagAGAACTTGCGGATGTGGATTTGGGCTTTGGAGAGAGAGCATTCGCTGCCGCCGGTGCCGCTGCCCTCTCCGCTGTCATCGTTAACCCTCTTGATGTCGCCAag ACAAGGTTGCAAGCGCAAGCTGCCGGAGTTCCTTATCAGGGGCTGTGCCACATGACATGTTTTGACACAAACACG ATGCTTCCGGATTTGAGATGTTCATCATCTTCGCGTGCAGTTCTTGGCTCTGAATCAGGATGCCCTCCAGATTGTAGCCGGTATAAAGGAACTTTTGATGTTTTATACAAAGTCACACGTCAG GAAGGTTTTGCTGGGCTGTGGAGAGGCACAAATGCAAGCTTGGCATTGGCTGTGCCAACA GTGGGCATCTACTTGCCTTGTTATGACATTTTCCGCAATATAATGGAAGATTTTACAACTCGAAATGCACCGACCTTGACTCCATATGTGCCATTAGTGGCAGGGTCAGTTGCACGCACATTAGCTTGTGTTTCTTGTTACCCTATTGAACTGGCAAGGACCCGCATGCAG GCTTTTAAAGAAACCCAAACTGGCGTTAAGCCTGCTGGAGTTAGGAAGACACTGCTTGGGCTTATCAACCCTGTGAAAAGCACAAACCTACTTCAAAATT TGCAAAACTATCGTATCTTGTGGACTGGCCTCGGAGCACAACTTGCTCGTGATATTCCTTTCTCTGCAATCTGCTGGTCAACTCTTGAGCCT ATTCGGAGAAGAATGCTTGGAATGATGGGTGATGAAGCAAGTGCAGCCAGTGTGCTTGGGGCAAACTTTTGTGCCAGCTTTGTTGCAGGAAGCCTTGCAGCTGCTGCTACATGTCCACTGGATGTAGCAAGAACCCGACGGCAGATAGAG AAGGACCCAGTAAAGGCATTAAGGatgacaacaacaaaaacattGCTCGAAATTTGGAG GGATGGTGGAATGAAGGGACTATTTACAGGAATCAGTCCCCGTGTTGGTCGTGCTGGACCCTCTGTCGGCATAGTTGTCTCCTTTTATGAAGTTGTCAAGTATGCTTTGCATCACAGGCTTGGAACTCAATAA